One Paraglaciecola mesophila genomic region harbors:
- the thiE gene encoding thiamine phosphate synthase, with product MISHEAIVSDPQSLNNGIKPSVLTFSGSDSAGLAGMQMDIKVQHAFHVQCLSVLTAVTAQNNQQVMGVNAVEKEMFDAQIKAVSAFQPSAIKTGLIGQHAQAKSIIDAQQALGIPLICDPVGTATSGHYLTANESEDSHRYYTDVLLPYCTLITPNIPEAERLVGFRILSNQDIKHAARILLDKGAATVLIKGGHGPCAKQFSQDYYCSPTEQFWLQNQWVDTRHTRGTGCALASAIASCLALGYCLKDAVVIAKMAITQGLYVAKGLLSNPKNYMDTHVKGSKNNKDTHTNRSENYKDIHGKGAENNRGTHTKGAVDIRCFPSGQLSLPNLRDDNGGAGCVESHSFLTPVQPFPDIGDSPLGLYPIVDRADWLEMLLPLGVSTIQLRIKDLAGQSLEEEIKRAVEIAKRFQCRLFINDYWQLAIKHHAYGVHLGQEDLIAAQQDSANPIDQIRNAGLRLGISTHCHFEVARAHAVKPSYIAYGPVYATTSKDMPWIPQGLDGLSYWQSGLTYPVVAIGGIDLQRAKAIHALGVSGIAMISEITRADSPLEKTRALLEALSS from the coding sequence ATGATAAGCCATGAAGCAATCGTCAGCGATCCCCAGTCGTTAAATAACGGTATAAAACCCTCGGTTTTAACCTTTTCTGGCAGCGACAGCGCAGGCCTAGCTGGTATGCAAATGGACATAAAAGTGCAGCACGCTTTTCACGTTCAGTGCTTAAGTGTACTCACGGCGGTTACAGCGCAAAATAATCAACAGGTTATGGGGGTGAACGCGGTTGAAAAAGAGATGTTTGACGCACAAATTAAAGCCGTTAGCGCATTTCAGCCCAGCGCCATTAAAACAGGATTAATTGGGCAGCATGCACAAGCAAAAAGTATTATCGATGCTCAACAAGCGTTAGGCATTCCCCTTATTTGTGACCCCGTCGGCACTGCAACCAGTGGTCATTACCTAACAGCCAATGAAAGTGAAGACAGCCATAGGTATTACACCGACGTTTTACTGCCTTATTGCACGTTAATCACCCCGAATATTCCTGAAGCTGAACGGTTAGTAGGGTTTCGCATTCTTAGCAACCAAGACATAAAACATGCTGCAAGAATTCTGCTTGATAAAGGGGCCGCTACAGTGCTGATAAAAGGAGGTCACGGCCCTTGTGCGAAGCAGTTTAGTCAAGACTATTATTGCAGTCCTACGGAGCAGTTTTGGTTGCAGAATCAATGGGTCGACACTCGGCATACAAGAGGAACTGGCTGTGCTCTCGCCTCTGCAATAGCCAGTTGTCTTGCACTTGGCTATTGCTTAAAAGATGCAGTGGTGATAGCAAAAATGGCTATTACCCAAGGTTTATATGTCGCCAAGGGCTTACTTTCTAACCCTAAAAATTACATGGACACCCATGTTAAAGGGTCAAAAAATAACAAAGACACCCATACTAATAGGTCAGAAAATTACAAGGACATCCATGGTAAAGGGGCAGAAAATAATAGAGGCACCCATACTAAAGGTGCAGTTGATATTCGGTGTTTTCCTTCGGGGCAACTGAGTTTACCTAATTTACGTGATGACAATGGCGGGGCGGGTTGTGTTGAGTCTCATTCATTTTTGACCCCAGTTCAGCCATTTCCTGATATCGGTGATTCACCGCTAGGCTTATATCCCATTGTTGATCGTGCTGATTGGCTAGAGATGCTGCTGCCACTTGGGGTATCAACTATTCAACTTAGAATAAAAGATTTAGCTGGGCAGTCACTTGAAGAGGAAATCAAACGCGCGGTTGAAATAGCAAAGCGTTTCCAGTGTCGTTTGTTTATTAATGATTATTGGCAACTGGCCATTAAACACCATGCTTACGGGGTGCACTTAGGTCAGGAAGATTTAATCGCTGCCCAGCAAGACTCAGCTAACCCGATAGACCAAATCCGCAATGCAGGTTTGCGCTTAGGGATCAGCACCCATTGTCACTTTGAAGTAGCGCGTGCACACGCTGTTAAACCTTCTTACATTGCCTACGGTCCCGTTTATGCGACAACAAGTAAAGACATGCCGTGGATCCCGCAAGGATTAGACGGACTTAGTTACTGGCAAAGTGGTTTAACCTACCCGGTGGTAGCAATTGGCGGTATTGATCTGCAAAGAGCGAAAGCCATTCACGCACTTGGGGTATCTGGCATCGCTATGATAAGCGAAATCACACGCGCAGATTCACCTCTTGAAAAGACTCGCGCGTTATTGGAAGCATTAAGCTCATGA
- the thiS gene encoding sulfur carrier protein ThiS, with product MITIQFNGEPHQLKAQALPEVLLELGAPQMCAVAVNGQFVPKNEHNSVILQDADSLDAFTPMQGG from the coding sequence ATGATAACGATTCAATTTAATGGTGAGCCGCATCAGTTGAAAGCGCAGGCGTTACCTGAGGTACTGCTTGAATTAGGGGCTCCGCAGATGTGCGCCGTGGCGGTAAATGGTCAATTTGTGCCTAAAAATGAACATAATAGTGTGATTTTACAAGATGCAGATTCGCTTGATGCATTCACACCGATGCAAGGGGGCTAA
- a CDS encoding thiazole synthase: MSWQLADVTLDSRFLIGSSLYPSPQIMQQAIVESSAEVVTVSLRRQLPTQQGGQSFWQHIQNLNRHILPNTAGCYSAKDAITTANMAREVFNTHWIKLEVLGDEYNLQPDPFALLEATKELIAQGFEVFPYATDDLVLAERLVTAGCKIVMPWGAPIGTGRGLMNPYALQILRARLPDTTLIIDAGLGVPSHAAQAMELGFDGVLLNTAVAEANDPVMMARGFRDGICAGRNGFEAGVMQQRDLAKPSTPVLGTPFWHQDKHELGG; encoded by the coding sequence ATGAGTTGGCAACTTGCAGATGTGACACTCGATAGCCGGTTTTTAATTGGTTCGTCTTTATATCCTTCGCCACAAATCATGCAGCAAGCTATTGTTGAATCCTCGGCAGAAGTGGTAACTGTCTCATTGCGCCGCCAGTTACCAACACAACAAGGAGGGCAGTCTTTTTGGCAGCACATACAAAATCTTAACCGGCATATATTGCCCAACACAGCGGGTTGCTACAGTGCGAAAGATGCTATCACAACCGCAAATATGGCGCGGGAAGTATTTAATACCCACTGGATAAAGCTGGAAGTACTGGGGGATGAATATAATTTGCAGCCTGATCCCTTTGCGCTATTAGAAGCTACGAAAGAGTTGATTGCACAGGGTTTTGAAGTCTTTCCTTATGCTACCGATGACTTAGTGCTCGCAGAGCGTTTAGTTACCGCAGGGTGCAAAATTGTTATGCCTTGGGGGGCTCCTATTGGTACAGGTAGAGGACTCATGAACCCGTATGCCCTACAAATTCTCAGAGCTCGCTTGCCCGATACCACCTTGATTATTGACGCAGGACTCGGTGTGCCTTCCCATGCGGCACAGGCAATGGAGTTGGGGTTTGATGGTGTATTACTCAACACAGCAGTGGCTGAGGCAAACGACCCTGTGATGATGGCAAGGGGATTTCGTGATGGAATTTGTGCTGGGCGAAATGGCTTCGAAGCAGGCGTCATGCAACAGCGAGATTTAGCTAAGCCGAGCACACCGGTATTGGGTACGCCGTTTTGGCACCAAGACAAACATGAGCTAGGTGGCTGA
- a CDS encoding FAD-dependent oxidoreductase, whose product MKQAVSKTQFAIVGAGIMGRVLAWQLINRPEPVSVTLFDKDPVASGHAAAYTAAGMLSPYSELESAESEVFSMGMVSLERWPDILRTVNAAIPERLTLYNQGTLVVAHQQDKPYFERFYQQLNTKLPNLMGGELSAHMHMLEHNELRRYAPALATGFTHALHLHKEAWLDSDKVMQGLARYLMSAGVNWQANSHVDKIESISQGQDKGRAAVHLPAGRQIFDHVIDCRGLGAKSDLAAQQDIQLRGVRGEVIILHAPDVELKQAVRMMHPRYKLYIAPRNDQHFVIGASQIESEDHGPISVRSALELLSAAYSIDTGFAEAKILHCATNCRPAFADNLPKILCNKQVMQINGLYRHGYLLAPYLAQEACHRLFSTAQGSLFSELIQEVS is encoded by the coding sequence ATGAAGCAAGCGGTTAGCAAGACACAATTTGCAATCGTGGGGGCTGGAATTATGGGGCGAGTATTGGCTTGGCAGCTCATTAATCGCCCCGAGCCAGTCTCCGTAACCTTGTTTGACAAAGACCCGGTAGCGTCAGGTCATGCAGCTGCATACACCGCTGCCGGTATGTTGTCACCATACAGTGAGCTGGAAAGCGCAGAAAGTGAGGTATTTAGTATGGGCATGGTGTCCCTTGAGCGCTGGCCTGATATTTTACGCACGGTAAACGCAGCTATACCCGAGCGACTAACACTATACAATCAGGGAACGCTAGTGGTGGCGCATCAGCAGGATAAGCCGTATTTTGAGCGTTTTTACCAGCAGCTAAACACTAAACTACCGAATTTAATGGGAGGTGAATTATCCGCGCATATGCACATGCTTGAGCATAATGAGCTTCGCCGCTATGCGCCTGCACTTGCAACGGGGTTTACCCACGCACTGCACTTGCACAAAGAAGCGTGGCTTGATAGCGATAAAGTTATGCAAGGGCTTGCTCGGTATTTGATGAGCGCTGGAGTCAATTGGCAGGCAAATAGCCATGTTGATAAAATTGAGAGCATCTCGCAAGGCCAAGACAAAGGCCGAGCGGCGGTACATTTGCCCGCAGGTAGACAGATATTTGATCACGTGATCGATTGCCGAGGGTTAGGTGCAAAGTCTGATTTAGCTGCACAGCAAGATATACAGTTGCGTGGTGTACGCGGTGAAGTGATCATCCTGCATGCCCCTGATGTTGAACTAAAGCAAGCTGTGCGCATGATGCACCCCAGATACAAACTATATATCGCGCCTAGAAATGACCAACACTTTGTAATTGGCGCGAGCCAAATAGAAAGCGAAGACCATGGTCCTATTAGTGTACGCTCTGCGCTCGAGTTGCTCTCTGCTGCTTACTCAATTGATACAGGGTTTGCTGAAGCTAAAATACTTCATTGTGCCACCAATTGCCGTCCTGCATTCGCTGACAATCTACCTAAAATTCTGTGCAACAAGCAGGTGATGCAAATAAATGGCTTATATCGACACGGGTATTTACTCGCTCCTTATTTAGCGCAAGAGGCTTGTCATCGTCTGTTTTCTACGGCACAAGGGTCACTTTTTTCTGAACTTATACAGGAGGTTTCATGA
- a CDS encoding VOC family protein, with protein sequence MTNPVGWFEIYVEDMDRAKAFYQTVLAVTLETLTDPTDEQAHMLAFPSDMEKYGAAGALVKMTGMTPGGNSTLVYFSCEDCAVEAGRVSQAGGAVEQAKMSIGEYGFIALVKDTEGNMFGLHSQA encoded by the coding sequence ATGACTAATCCAGTTGGGTGGTTTGAAATATATGTCGAGGATATGGACAGAGCGAAAGCATTTTATCAAACAGTCTTAGCCGTGACGTTAGAAACATTGACAGATCCCACAGATGAACAGGCGCATATGCTGGCATTTCCATCTGACATGGAAAAATACGGCGCAGCAGGTGCTTTAGTCAAAATGACGGGCATGACACCCGGTGGTAACAGCACATTGGTGTATTTTTCCTGTGAAGATTGCGCGGTAGAAGCAGGACGCGTATCACAAGCAGGCGGAGCGGTAGAGCAGGCAAAAATGTCGATTGGTGAATACGGTTTTATCGCCTTGGTAAAAGATACTGAAGGCAATATGTTCGGTTTGCACTCACAAGCATAA
- a CDS encoding TonB-dependent receptor has product MNNFKPNLIKAALITSGFAFGITPSAFAQEATADAAGDDTEVIQVTGIRGSLMRAQAIKMDNTSIVEVLSAEDIGKLPDTSVAESLARLPGLAGERRNGRTSGLSVRGFNENYVGTSLNGRELLGMGDNRGVEFDLYPTEIVSNILVYKTPEAGLINQGIGGTVDLQTVKPLGMEQSITLNGSFEKNAEDSANPDFDNDGHRLSFNYVDSFADDTIGVALTLATMESPRQEEQFGGWGYATANPDNAAPGVEVPEGTLILGGHDSLARSAMLERDSIAAVVQWAPSDKLTLQLDALYIDFVENDVKRGLEEGGPEWGGVDYTITKVEDGLVTEGYHDGFYSVVRNDAKEQNAELTTLGLNIAYELDENWTVSADLSSGKVDKTITDIESYSGVGRAGVEGRPITPRSWTMTSTGAVYGDHPTLPGVDLTDPSLISLAGPQAWGAPIIGSDAQDGFVNKPVFEEELDSIRFELDGYVEWGIFTNINVGINYSDRSKSKVNNGAYLTAPEYPGQGPIPDPVGVVNLDFIGINGVLGYDSLGLFNSGYYTVTDAGLVQNDRLGDTYEVEEQLTTVFAKLDINTELGDVFIKGNVGLQVVSADQSSTGFSTTSDVDGMTVAVPVTGGADYTDVLPTLNLSAEIYEGQFIRTALSKVISRPRMDDMRPNTQATFAFNDNQIANPDPANGPWGGSTGNPELKPLEADQFDLSYENYFADDGYFAVSFFFKDIKNWHRDTSVVADFSDVYIPTLHQASDGSAPVTFLGGVSSVLDGFEGFVRGYEFQASLPFSMIHESLDGFGMFASATFMTGKLDAAPGQTETRIPGLSEESYSLTAYYEMNGFEIRISGTKRDPFLTEQRGLSLSLVDATDQGGELWDAQIGYDFSESGIESLDGLRVTLQAQNITDEDTIQAAPNDGRQITRHQSFGANYLLGFNYSF; this is encoded by the coding sequence ATGAATAATTTTAAACCTAATTTAATAAAAGCCGCGCTAATCACTAGTGGTTTTGCTTTCGGTATTACACCAAGTGCGTTCGCGCAAGAAGCAACAGCAGATGCAGCGGGTGACGATACTGAAGTGATCCAAGTCACGGGTATTCGTGGCAGCCTTATGCGTGCACAAGCGATAAAAATGGACAACACTTCGATTGTTGAAGTGCTTTCTGCCGAAGACATCGGCAAGCTACCAGATACCAGTGTCGCCGAATCATTGGCACGTTTACCTGGCCTAGCCGGTGAGCGCAGAAACGGTCGTACAAGTGGTTTGTCAGTTCGTGGTTTTAATGAAAACTACGTTGGTACTTCGCTTAATGGCCGCGAACTACTAGGTATGGGCGATAACCGTGGGGTTGAATTCGATTTGTATCCCACTGAAATCGTCTCGAATATTCTGGTTTATAAAACACCAGAAGCCGGTCTGATTAATCAAGGTATCGGCGGCACCGTTGATTTACAAACAGTCAAGCCTCTGGGAATGGAGCAAAGCATTACCCTTAATGGTTCATTTGAAAAAAATGCTGAAGACTCAGCGAATCCAGATTTTGACAATGATGGCCATCGTTTATCTTTCAATTATGTTGATTCTTTCGCTGATGATACAATTGGCGTTGCCTTAACGCTTGCAACAATGGAGTCCCCTCGCCAAGAAGAGCAATTTGGTGGTTGGGGCTATGCTACCGCTAACCCTGACAACGCCGCGCCCGGTGTCGAAGTGCCAGAAGGAACACTGATTTTAGGTGGGCATGATTCACTTGCACGTTCAGCCATGTTGGAGCGAGACTCCATTGCGGCAGTCGTTCAGTGGGCACCATCAGATAAACTAACGTTGCAACTTGATGCTCTTTATATTGATTTTGTTGAAAACGATGTAAAACGAGGCCTCGAAGAAGGTGGCCCAGAGTGGGGTGGCGTAGATTACACCATCACCAAAGTCGAAGATGGTTTAGTCACTGAAGGTTACCACGATGGTTTCTACTCGGTGGTGCGAAACGATGCCAAAGAGCAAAATGCAGAGCTAACGACCTTGGGTTTAAACATCGCTTACGAATTAGATGAAAACTGGACTGTTTCGGCTGATTTGTCTAGTGGTAAAGTGGATAAAACCATTACCGATATCGAAAGCTACTCTGGTGTGGGGCGAGCTGGGGTTGAAGGGCGTCCGATTACACCGCGCTCTTGGACGATGACCTCTACCGGTGCCGTTTACGGTGATCATCCTACGTTGCCAGGCGTTGATTTAACCGATCCAAGTTTGATCAGCCTAGCTGGGCCGCAGGCATGGGGGGCCCCCATAATCGGCTCAGACGCACAAGACGGTTTCGTGAATAAGCCCGTATTTGAAGAAGAGTTAGACAGTATCCGCTTCGAATTAGACGGATACGTTGAATGGGGTATTTTTACCAATATTAATGTGGGTATCAACTATTCAGACCGCTCTAAATCAAAGGTTAATAATGGCGCCTATTTAACCGCCCCTGAGTACCCAGGCCAAGGTCCAATTCCAGATCCAGTAGGCGTGGTGAATTTAGATTTCATTGGTATTAATGGTGTTCTTGGTTACGACAGCTTAGGCTTATTCAACAGTGGTTATTACACAGTTACTGATGCTGGACTGGTGCAAAATGATCGCTTAGGGGATACCTATGAAGTGGAAGAACAGTTGACCACGGTATTTGCCAAGCTTGACATAAATACTGAGCTAGGCGATGTGTTCATAAAGGGTAATGTAGGCTTGCAAGTAGTCAGTGCTGACCAATCATCCACTGGTTTTAGCACTACAAGTGATGTGGATGGCATGACAGTCGCGGTGCCTGTTACAGGCGGTGCTGATTACACTGATGTATTACCAACGTTGAACTTAAGCGCTGAAATATACGAAGGCCAGTTTATTCGTACTGCACTTTCCAAGGTAATCAGCCGACCGCGTATGGACGATATGCGCCCAAATACTCAAGCTACTTTTGCTTTTAACGACAATCAAATTGCTAACCCAGATCCTGCAAATGGACCTTGGGGAGGAAGTACAGGTAACCCAGAGCTAAAACCGCTAGAAGCTGATCAGTTTGATCTATCTTATGAGAACTACTTTGCAGACGACGGTTACTTTGCTGTGTCATTCTTTTTCAAAGATATCAAAAACTGGCATCGCGATACCAGTGTAGTGGCTGATTTCTCAGACGTATATATTCCAACATTACATCAAGCCTCTGATGGCTCTGCACCAGTGACTTTCTTGGGTGGCGTATCTTCCGTGCTAGATGGATTTGAAGGCTTTGTGCGTGGCTATGAATTCCAAGCAAGCCTACCGTTTAGCATGATCCACGAAAGTTTAGACGGCTTTGGTATGTTTGCTAGCGCCACCTTTATGACCGGAAAGTTAGATGCCGCTCCTGGTCAGACTGAAACCCGTATTCCCGGTTTATCAGAAGAGTCCTATAGCTTGACGGCCTATTATGAGATGAACGGTTTCGAAATTCGCATCTCTGGTACGAAACGTGACCCATTTTTAACGGAGCAGCGTGGTTTAAGTTTGTCATTGGTTGATGCTACTGACCAAGGTGGTGAGCTATGGGATGCACAAATTGGTTATGACTTTAGTGAGTCAGGTATTGAATCTTTGGATGGCTTACGCGTGACACTGCAAGCGCAAAACATAACAGACGAAGAT
- a CDS encoding cupin-like domain-containing protein: protein MQDLTYNIHNLPEPRRVEGVTVDNFKQRVTDDYSPAVIPGFADQWPLVNAAKESEQALCDYLVDVSTNTPLPLVLLPHKTKGRMFYSEDMRAMNFQKAQATLQQALAHMQHFAQSNRELAVDRVCVQSVRIKDVMPKLEDELANPLRPGNHPFIWLGNPVTVAAHFDEAHNIAVVAAGVRRFTLFPPEQIDNLYIGPLEHTPAGQPVSLVDLHCPDLTRFPKYAEAFKHALSVELRPGDAIYIPSPWWHSVESQSNINVLVNYWWSGNFVSSALPFPMLIHAIQALKHLPIDQQTAWKHMLNHYLSTDESLHEHIPPSVRGVLGMRNQTTINRVHNWLKHKIGR, encoded by the coding sequence ATGCAGGATCTTACATACAATATTCATAACCTCCCAGAGCCTAGACGGGTTGAAGGAGTGACAGTTGATAACTTTAAACAACGCGTAACCGATGATTATTCACCTGCCGTGATCCCCGGCTTTGCCGATCAGTGGCCTTTGGTTAACGCTGCTAAAGAATCCGAACAAGCTTTATGTGATTACCTAGTCGATGTTTCGACTAACACCCCCTTACCGCTTGTTCTGTTACCGCACAAAACTAAAGGACGGATGTTTTACAGCGAAGATATGCGCGCTATGAATTTTCAAAAGGCGCAGGCAACATTACAACAAGCTTTAGCTCATATGCAGCATTTTGCGCAGTCAAACCGGGAGTTAGCCGTTGACAGAGTATGCGTACAAAGTGTACGTATTAAAGACGTGATGCCGAAGCTAGAAGACGAGCTGGCCAACCCCTTACGTCCCGGTAACCACCCTTTTATATGGTTGGGTAATCCCGTTACAGTGGCAGCGCATTTTGATGAGGCACATAACATAGCCGTCGTGGCCGCAGGCGTGCGCCGTTTCACGCTTTTCCCGCCGGAGCAAATCGATAACTTATATATAGGGCCCTTAGAGCACACCCCTGCTGGTCAACCGGTTAGCTTAGTTGATTTACATTGCCCTGATTTGACGCGTTTTCCTAAATATGCTGAAGCGTTTAAACACGCTTTGTCAGTAGAATTACGTCCCGGTGACGCGATTTATATTCCGTCACCTTGGTGGCATAGCGTTGAGTCGCAGAGCAATATAAATGTATTAGTGAACTATTGGTGGAGCGGTAATTTCGTTTCTAGCGCTTTACCTTTCCCTATGTTGATCCATGCAATTCAAGCCCTCAAACATTTACCGATAGACCAACAAACAGCGTGGAAACATATGCTTAATCATTATTTAAGCACTGATGAGTCGCTGCATGAGCACATTCCACCTTCAGTGCGCGGTGTCTTAGGCATGAGAAATCAAACGACAATTAACCGAGTGCATAACTGGTTAAAGCACAAAATAGGTCGGTAA
- a CDS encoding HesA/MoeB/ThiF family protein: MSLFNAGEWQQYQRHVQLNEVGVAGQLGLKHAKVVIVGAGGLGCPVAMYLGAAGVGHITIVDGDCISQSNLHRQVLFSFADIGKSKARMVAKRLNDNNPFITVLSASESLSAQNMHSLLTKADIVLDCTDNFEARMLINQYCLEQATPWIYASVLGTNGQMALFTPDGPCFRCVFPDIPADIPDCNAAGVLSSLPGMLGLLQANSCLQYLISEQSDIANKLYLFSGRANELRTINLSQNTQCDCAQPKEKSTVSVRLGTKQDKEKGGKHTSTESISECHQNTKLTAKAFVERLMCHEAPFLLDVRSEQEHKGFNIGGICISLSDDLVQKVTAEYEDRTATIFIYCQSGKRSDQAIQLLREAGYLELYSLDGGLSVLLEERQLTKILSKFLANRA; encoded by the coding sequence ATGAGTTTATTTAATGCAGGAGAATGGCAGCAATATCAGCGGCATGTGCAATTAAATGAAGTGGGCGTTGCTGGCCAACTTGGCCTTAAACATGCCAAGGTTGTTATTGTAGGGGCAGGTGGGTTGGGGTGTCCTGTTGCTATGTATTTAGGTGCTGCAGGGGTTGGACATATCACAATTGTCGATGGTGACTGTATTTCCCAGTCGAATTTACATCGTCAAGTTTTGTTTTCCTTTGCGGATATCGGCAAATCAAAAGCTCGCATGGTTGCCAAACGCTTGAATGATAATAACCCATTCATTACTGTTCTTAGTGCCAGCGAGTCGTTGAGCGCTCAAAATATGCATAGTTTGCTTACCAAAGCAGATATCGTGCTTGATTGTACTGATAACTTCGAAGCTCGCATGCTGATTAATCAGTATTGCTTGGAGCAGGCAACTCCATGGATATATGCCAGTGTGTTAGGTACAAATGGTCAAATGGCGTTGTTTACACCAGACGGACCATGTTTTCGATGTGTGTTCCCTGATATTCCTGCCGATATACCCGATTGCAATGCCGCTGGTGTTTTAAGCTCCTTGCCCGGGATGCTAGGTTTGCTGCAAGCCAATAGTTGTTTACAGTATTTAATATCTGAGCAAAGTGACATTGCCAATAAGCTGTATTTGTTTTCTGGAAGAGCGAATGAATTGCGCACGATTAATCTTAGCCAGAATACACAATGTGATTGCGCTCAGCCTAAGGAAAAGAGCACAGTGAGCGTTAGGCTGGGCACAAAGCAAGATAAAGAGAAAGGGGGAAAACACACAAGTACTGAATCAATCAGCGAGTGTCATCAAAACACGAAACTAACAGCAAAAGCCTTCGTAGAACGACTCATGTGCCACGAAGCCCCTTTTCTACTTGATGTACGAAGTGAACAAGAGCACAAAGGTTTTAACATAGGTGGTATCTGCATCAGCTTAAGTGATGATTTAGTTCAGAAGGTTACCGCTGAGTATGAGGATCGAACAGCGACTATTTTTATATACTGCCAATCCGGTAAACGCAGCGACCAAGCCATCCAGCTGTTAAGAGAAGCGGGTTATCTTGAGTTATACAGCTTGGATGGTGGCTTGAGTGTCTTGCTCGAAGAGCGTCAACTTACCAAAATATTAAGTAAATTTTTAGCAAACCGTGCTTGA